In the SAR324 cluster bacterium genome, one interval contains:
- a CDS encoding HPF/RaiA family ribosome-associated protein — translation MSIHVSFKNMKHSEAVKEHTHELFEDLLKITDNKYPFHVHLTRQKDESYHVGINCSYQQKMLASNSDDKNLYKALARGVDSMRTQIIRKSDKLKAS, via the coding sequence ATGTCTATCCATGTTAGTTTCAAAAACATGAAACATTCTGAAGCAGTCAAAGAGCATACTCATGAACTCTTTGAGGACCTGTTGAAGATTACCGACAATAAGTACCCTTTTCATGTGCATCTGACTCGTCAGAAAGACGAGAGCTATCATGTAGGTATCAACTGCAGCTACCAACAAAAGATGCTCGCCAGCAATTCTGATGATAAAAATCTCTACAAGGCTCTGGCGCGCGGAGTGGACTCCATGCGTACACAAATCAT